Genomic segment of Benincasa hispida cultivar B227 chromosome 1, ASM972705v1, whole genome shotgun sequence:
tattaagggaatattgatgtgtaatTGTCGAAGAACGTCTAGAAACCTCTGGAATTGcttgctatcatctttcttcttcagcctagatgggaaaggtggaggatcccgccttACTTCTTGTTTTGTTGACTGTTTGCTAAGGTCCTGTTCTTACCATGTTTCGTTCGCGGGAGGTTGCGTTGATTCAGATTTCAAGTCTTGAAGAGTTTCATCTTTTGTAGGTATACTTACTCCCGAACTGATAATTTCTCCACTACTGATTGATTGGTCATCATCGACAGTTAGATCTACTGGCCTTGTTGTTGGATCTGGTACTGGTCGTGCAGGGGTTGTTGTTTTaccactcctcaatgtcactgcatgacattgctctttacctcaTGGCCTCGATGCTTCTGAACTACTAGGTAGCGTACCAGGCGctttatttttcaaatcaattgcaAGCTGTTCAATCTACTCTTCAAAACCTCTAAGGGAGTCAGCTTGTGATTGTCTAATTTCCTCGCTCTTTTCGATATAATGCTTCAGTGAAGTCTCTAGAGACGAGgtactgcaagaggtatcatataagaaCGGTTGGTCATAGGGTGGTATACTTTGAGAGTTACCTAGGCTACAGTCCGGATTAATGAAGACCGTAAGGTTGCCTCGATCCCCTTTATAACTATTCTGATAGAAATCATGGCTCATCTGGTTGTGATTCTCGTCCCAAATTAAAGTTGGGTGATCCCACAAACCAAAGTTGTAGATGTTGCCAAATGACTCATTATAGACAGAATATACAGCCTGTTGATTCCACGGGCAGACTTCTATTGGATGTCCCTCCTCACATTGAACGCAATTCATTGCGGCCACGTGCGTCAACGTATTAACTTGCGCTGAACCTTGAGAGAGATTTCTCTATTGATTAGCCAATGTCTGAAGAAGTGTGGTCATCGTGGTCATTTGATCTACCAGTGTGCTCATTGTATCAATTGACGTATCggcactttctactctttcttgctctagaCCACTTTCCTCAAACCtggtatcaatccactcatcagaatgtcgTGAGATGCAATCTAATATGCTATTGGCTTCCGTATATGAtctgtccattaatccttttgCTGCGGAGGCATCGACAACTACTTGCGTTGATCGATGtaagccattgtaaaaagtctccatcagaatgctatcgggaatcccgatatgcggacaacTCTTCACTAATTGTTTGAACCGCACCCAGGTGatgctcaaagtttcataaacctgttgctcaaaattcaacacatccctccgtcCCCTTGCGTTGATGGTtggagggaagaatctattCATGAACTTGTCAACCAACTGTTCCCACGCGTTAATCTCATCTGGCTCTAACGACTGAGCCCACCTTTTTGCTTCGTCCCGCAGTGTGTACGggaaaagatataacctaaGTTTTTCTTGAGTCACACCAGACATGGAGAATGcactgcacatgtctacaaaattcgtcAAATGCGCATATGGGTCTTCTTCTTGtaatcctccgaattgacccatattctgaatcatttgtagcataatTGATCTGAtttcaaagcttacattctcctcaaccgtTGGTCTTGAGATTCCTAGTGAAAAGTTATAGAATTTCGGCACCGGATAGTCTCTCATTGGAACGTTGTGGTCAGCAACAAGAAATATGGAATATTGCGCTGGccaattttccctttgattccctATGGGTGCCTCGTTATTTttagccatgcttcttcaccaattaatttGGCCCTGATGTGCTTCCACGCGAATAATACACCTGATCTTTGGGTCCGCTTAGAATATATGGATCACTCCAGAGCTCAtaagccgtcagactgctcttcgcgTTAAACAACCAGTataaagagatctgtcctgcaaaatatcacaaacatattCAACAAAAACCATTAACCAATCCACAGCAAcaatgccataaacttgacacacaaattttaagtctttatcATCATACAAGTCACGTCCCCATTACCagttccccgacaacggcgccataaacttgtaatgcatATATGACATAATTTGAATCTAAGCTTGATGACATAAAATGCgatgatgccataaacttgttgacatgtatgaatatgaatgaataaaattaatcttcttaTGTCATCCAACACATGGATGAttgcgatgatatgcgatactacttctagatgtgcgttattaatgaatgatcttgtagtatgttgtgcgttgtcacaagtttccttgcgttgaaaccaagtataattccatcgcaagtttctcggtgtgatacgaggtcgaacacaagaattgttttaggttgattgtgttacttcgtgatatatgcgaccggggttTTTTTCAGTTTAATAAAAGTGTtgtttgtacatgcgataaagtaaactgtgcagtaaagtaaagataagcgataaaaatgcgataacagagtaaattgcgatgaaagtaaagtgcgataaaataaaccaaagctatgatgatacaagatacaggttacatgatacaagataccaaGGTTGAGACTgattgtgaagattatacaaagatcgtgttatgcggtggcaaggcttatgtgcgaaacagaaagagaaaggataattaatataaacaacgcaagtttcttaattacgttaaaaatataagtacagttccgctttcccttggcgtacacctctcggtggtcggccgcgtttcccacatctctgtggtgaaacagggacgaacgtagtgaatgcaaggttgcgtccatctctagaagtacttcttgctttagttaacgcattcttctaaccttctctggACAGATCAAAATGGTATAtacacttctgctctcacaggtgaagatgtcgtctagcatgctttagctaaacatctttatttctttggcacagattaagttacttgtttaattcatattaatcacccagggattaagaagacatcttGGAGAAAgagattaatggaggaacaaaAATAGACTAAAATGTagaaatgaaagtgatcatgacatttaattataaaatcaagaatcTGATACATAGTTGTGAATGATCTAGACTAataagatgaaatacaattgatgaataagagttagaaacaaatacagaagagtgccaatgtcttgacgccgatctggatggagagattgcttgccggcgtagatggagtgaatggaaggatgagcttccctctcaggcttgctcaatcagtagagttgatctaggtacagagcttcacgatggggatttggaatgattttccttgagactcacctctcggccttgtctcttttctttctGGATATTCTCCAATCGGCACTCAGATCAGTCTCTCAATAGCCTTGTATCAATTAtcccatatcaagtatatctttttagtgaattctttgagggtatttatagatgaaagctttgactctttgacttgtggtccccactatattattatggaaatttcgagaatggtggaataaatattccttctgttatgcaattaatctgtcgaaaatgcacaacggttagttgtacatgtgtcaaAATACTCCATGAGTGCACcactcatttgcatcttcgatcgtgtgcccgcatgcggtgttgtttttattaccgcatatgATTGAAGTTTagctcttgattgattgtcgcatgcgctgtcattgcgttgatcgtctattcattcttgaatgatgggcgcaatgcgatgtagatgcattAATCTTTCTCTCTTAAGCCATGAGTGCATACGGTGACTGGATatcctacaaaacagacttgaaatattcttttctaccatcgaaatggtgttagtgggtgtattgacgacaatttataattattgtatttcctagccaatttccatacaattgacgcaactttcctctcttttggttgcaatatctaaataaagcagtataaataacttatatttctacaagttatcagatgTCCCTCTCCACATTGAGCGCAATTCATTACGGCCACGTGTATCAACGCATTAACTTGCGTTGAACCTTGAGAGAGATGTCTTTGTTGATTATCCATAGTCTGAAGAAgcgaggtcattgtggtcatctgtTCTACCAGTGTGCTCATTGTATCATCTGGTACAACGACATCTTCTGCTCTCTCTTGCTCCAGACCTCTTTCCTCGAACCCGGTATCTAACCATTCATCTGAATGTCGCGAGATGTGATCTAGGATGCTCTTTGCTTATGTATACGATCTGTCCATTAATCCTCCTGCTGCGGAGGCATCAGTAACTTCTTGCGTTAATTGATAtaagccattgtaaaaagtctccatcagaatgcAATCGGAAATCCTGATATGCGGACAGCTCTTCACTAATTGTCTGAAACGCACCCAGGCAGTGCTCAAAGTTTCGTAACCCTTTggttcaaaattaaacacatcCCTTCTTCTCATTGCGTTGATGGCTGGAGGGAAGAATATATTCATAAATCTTTCAACCAACTGTTCCCATGCGTTAATCTCATCTGGCTCTAAcgactgagcccacctctttgcttcatcctgCAGTGTGTATGGGAAGAGATATAATCTAAGTCCTTCTTGAGTTACACCAGGCATAGAGAATGCGCTATATATGTCTACAAAGCTCGTCAAATAAGCAtgcgggtcttctccttgtaatcctctgAACTGCCTcgcattttgaatcatttgcagCATAATTGGTCTTATCTCAAAGTTCACATTTTCTTTAACCGTAGGTCTTGCAATTCCTGGCGAGAAGTTATAATAATCCAgcgccgcatagttcctcatagggatgttgcggtcagcagcaagaaaaactGGATCTTGCGCTAGTCGGTTCACCTCGTGATTCCCTGCGAGTGCCTCATTGTTATCTTCCATATTTCTTCTTAGTATAAGTCAGCCCTGATATGCTCTTGCGCAAAAAATACGCTCGATCTCTGAGTCAGCCTCGAATTCTGGAtcagttccagtactcataaactgtcagactgctctccgcgATAAgtagccagtacaaagagatctgtcttgcaaaatatcacaaacatactcaacaataaccgttaccaatccccaacaatggcgccataaacttggtaCGCAGAATTTGATGTTGTCTAAATAAACACGTGGACGAATATGGataatgatgaatgtgaatcatgcaagctcatgttgccataaacttgatgacttagAAAGACGGAGATGGAGTAtggatgttgtgttatgcttatttacaCTTTATCCGATACTACTTTTGGatatatgcgttattaatggaatgcttgtagtatgctatgcattttcacaagttttcttgcgctaaaaccaagtataattccaacacaagtttcttggagtgattcgaggtcgaacacagggattgttgttgttaatgtgttacgttcgtgatatatgagatcgagggtttttcaattaataaaagttgtgtttatacaggtatttaaagttgcggtaaagtaaaattgtgcagtaaaataaagttgcgataataagATAAAAGTGCATAAAAGTACACCTAAGCTATTAttatacaagatacatgatactgagtttgagactgactgtgaagattatacaaagggtcgtgttatgcggtggaaAGTCTTTATGcatgaatcagaaatagaaaagataactagtataaacatcgcaagttattaattgcgttaaagacataactacggttccgctttcccttggcatacacctctcggtgatcagccatgttcccacatctctgtggtgaaacagggatgaatgtaatgaacacaaggttgcttccctctctggaagtacttctcgctttagttaacgcattcttccaaccttctctcgacaggaggaatggcatcttcacttctgctctcacaggtgaagatgttgtctagcatgctttagctaaacatatttatttccttaacctAATTGATTTACTTGCCCAATTTGTACTaattaccaggggattaagaaaacatcatggagaaagcgatttaCGGATGaacaaaaatgacaaaaagatggaaatggaaatgatcatgacattcaatgctaagatttagcgtctgatacatggtgtgaatgatagactaagaagatgaatacaattgatgataaagagataaaaacaaatacagaagaatgccaacgtcttgacacagatctagaTGGTGGATTTAATTGTCAGCgtatggaatggatgaagagaagagcttccctctcaggcttgctcgtctggtagaagtgaccttggtgcAGAGCTTCAACGACGGGGATTGACAGGATTTGtcctaagactcacctctcatccttgtctcttaaatcttcccagatcttctccgatcaggctTTTCAGACCAgtctttctctcaatatacaaatatcaaaatatgcccgtatcaagtatatcttctcagtggaatggccggagctatttataggctcagctgtgactctctgacttgtggtccccactttattttTATGGCAGCtccggaaatggtggagtgaatattccttctgttatgcaatcaatccctttagaaatgcacaatggtcagctgtacacgcgtcagaatcctccgcaattgcgttgctctttacatcttcgatcgtttgccttCATGCGCTGTTGTTTTTAATTACAGCAAGCAGTTGAAATTGCGttaatcgcttagctcttgattgattatcgcatgcgccatcattgtgttgatcgtctattcatttctgaatgattggtgcaatgcgacgtaaatgcattgttctttttatcttgagccatgagcgcatgcggtgacttgatttcctgcaaaacagacttgaaatattcttttctaccatcgcaatggtgtcagtgggtgtattgatgacaatttataattcttgcagttcttagctaatttctatacaattgacgcaactttccttttatttggccgcaatatctaaataaagcagtataaataacttgtatttctacaagttatcaatgaccattaatcggtgcatcagagtaagagatttaatgaccacccatcattgcaatcattagagagaaaagcttcttcaccttgagctctataaatatcggaGGCCACCATTGTAAAAGGGTTAACAAGTTCGCCATATAGAATAGAGATCATATACAAGATAGTTAGCCGTTAGTCTGTTCATAGTCATACTTAGAAGACAGAGAcgagcaaagagaagaagacgccgaGATATCATTCTCAGACATCTTGAAAGACTGTGGGGAAGCACTACAAAAGGaaagagggccaacacttgcagAAGCAAGGACATTCATCTGagcagagttggagtgaaaagccagtgtaaaaggccacgagaagcaagacattgctaccgggttcttatctctacattctattgttattctgtattatGCATTAAtctatagaaaatggaaatctcatttcaacttgtgttcaatctctccatacttcgcatgagtagctaaatttctgaatgggttgagaagtacttagctagcatgacctaagatcttcactttatgcgatcatcttatctcatgtatgcgtcattcactctttagagatgctcgggagagtggtctaaagatagaatctaggcttggaagagtcagattagaaccgcataaggaagagatagaaacttaggaataagttctattttctattatgCATCGcttgcaccctagagataggatatgatagtatgtggtcaccttgtgtatgtgtgcatcattcatcatcgcatagacaagaatagaggctcagacataagtcctatcgacattatcgtatacattgcatgcgtcctagacataggaattatggcatttgcattgggagatgacatgttgtgtgtgtggcatgatcgcataacttgaacgcaatcttaggaagtgttagctaaatcccttctcaacccgttcattgcaTATTCATTGTAAATCTCGATTTCATCAAATCTTTACTCGAATCCGTCTCATAGGAAACATATACaaacaaaacaccatccaacttatttgtttttgccaccacaaaggaatcaaatttactgtcccaaagtaactcagtagtccctgtgtccgaccttggacttaccaggaaacctagtgagatctatacttggatcttattaGGAAAATTTGCATTGCAACGTATAACTCATCACCGCAAATATACACCATAattgcatcacatttacaacgcatcagAGTTCTAGTACATTTCCAACCCCGCCTTCCTTTTCTGACCTGCAGAGGTCCCAATTCCGAGTGACTTCCTATACTCTTCTTCTTTCTAGGAGTCAGCATCAATCCTCACGGTAACCCATAGTGCCACAGCATATGTCTTGAGGTCCAAGGCATGCACCATACCTCACAATCCACTCCTTAGACCCTGGATGAACCTCTTAGTCCTTGTTGCCTCGTTGGCTACAAGCTCAAGGGAAAAGTGGGACAGCTTATCAAATTCCTGCTCATATTCCTCCACCGACATAACTCGCTGTTTTAAATTCAAAAACTCTGTTTGTTTGTTGTATCGGGTGTTGGCTGAAAAATACATCTCATAAAAATGCTCCTTAAACTGCTCCCAGGTTGCAAGTCCTCCACTGgtatcaataattttctctgcTAAACGCCACCAAATCTCTGCATTGCCAGTCAGCATAAAAACTGCACATTGAAGCTTGTGCTCTTCCAAGCAcctcataaaatgaaaaatcgtCTCAATCGAGGACAACCACATCTTTGCTTTAGTGGGATCCCTCAATGATCCATCGAAGGAGCGAGAGTCAAACTTCCTGAAATCCCTCAAGTGTTTAGCTTCAAGAGACAGGTCCTGCATTCTCGATTCTACATCAGGTCTGCTGCAACTGCTCAGGTGGCACTAGTTCCTTCTAAGCCTGGTCCTGGGCAGTCTGTCCTGCCATTGTATTACAAATCAACTCCTGTAGTCTTTCCATCAGGGAGGATGCAACGGCTTCCATAATTCTTAGTTCCATTACCTTCTCATCAACTTGAATCATAGATGGATTCAAAGCTATCGGGATGGGCTGGCTACCACTGGCTCCCTCTTCCTGCACTCCTAGAGGGGGAAGATCCTAAACTTGTGGATGTTGCACTTAGGGATCCTAAACCCCTCCTCTAATAGTCTTTCTTGCTCTGAACTTAGGTGTCATGTCCTGTTATGAACTCACAAAATTAGCTCTCTATCTCTGGGTCTTTCTAAAAAAGACATGCTACTGAAACATTACATCACTAATCTTATATATGTACTAAAAACTTCCATTAGTAGAACATACCTGGCGAGACAAGGAATCCGTTACTAGGCCACAGGGACTATCTAGACTTACGTAGTAAGTCAATCTTCAGAACctaaaacatgggctctgataccacctGCAACAACCCGActccctaggactcaagctaggccATTACTAAACGCATGCATACATGGAAATTAAAacgacattttttttatagtgaaataaatgctaaataaataaagtaactAAAAAGATttgcattaaattcaaatatttaaaatc
This window contains:
- the LOC120077183 gene encoding uncharacterized protein LOC120077183; amino-acid sequence: MQDLSLEAKHLRDFRKFDSRSFDGSLRDPTKAKMWLSSIETIFHFMRCLEEHKLQCAVFMLTGNAEIWWRLAEKIIDTSGGLATWEQFKEHFYEMYFSANTRYNKQTEFLNLKQRVMSVEEYEQEFDKLSHFSLELVANEATRTKRFIQGLRSGL